The following are from one region of the Pseudomonadota bacterium genome:
- a CDS encoding glutathione S-transferase family protein → MKLYTTPKAATNLAARILGLSVDMEKVDMQTRKTARGESMDVLNPRGYVPFLKLDNGEILTENAVVLQYLADLKPQAGLIPPAGTMQRYRVQEWLNFIGTELHKNFAPLFYPVTPGHRENALANLDRRFGFLDSALAGKQYLMGDSLTVADLYAFVMVANYADYHKISLDKWPNIKAYRARLEQHPKMKEALKAEEALAAA, encoded by the coding sequence ATGAAACTTTATACAACGCCGAAGGCTGCAACCAATCTTGCTGCCCGTATCCTGGGTTTGTCCGTGGATATGGAAAAGGTCGACATGCAGACCAGAAAAACCGCCAGGGGTGAAAGTATGGATGTCCTCAACCCGAGAGGATACGTTCCCTTCCTGAAGCTGGACAATGGCGAGATCCTGACGGAGAACGCTGTGGTTCTCCAGTATCTGGCCGACCTGAAGCCCCAGGCAGGCCTCATTCCTCCGGCCGGAACCATGCAGCGTTACCGGGTCCAGGAATGGCTGAATTTTATCGGCACAGAACTGCACAAGAACTTCGCGCCGCTGTTCTATCCTGTTACCCCGGGGCACAGGGAAAACGCTCTGGCCAACCTGGACAGGCGGTTTGGTTTTCTGGATTCGGCCCTGGCAGGAAAACAGTACCTGATGGGCGACAGCCTGACCGTTGCTGATCTCTATGCCTTTGTCATGGTGGCCAATTATGCCGACTATCACAAGATCAGCCTGGACAAATGGCCAAACATCAAAGCCTATCGCGCCCGCCTTGAGCAACATCCGAAAATGAAGGAAGCCCTGAAAGCGGAAGAGGCCCTGGCCGCCGCCTGA
- the proB gene encoding glutamate 5-kinase: MSRILSVFQSRLLSARRIVIKVGSSLLVDGKRNEVRRPWLGGLIEDICACRDRGQEVAVVSSGAISLGRRVLKLVSGPLELEQRQAAAACGQIRMAHTWQEELARKDVTAAQVLLTPDDTEERSRYLNSRAAIRGLLSMGIVPIINENDTVTTPAHRYGDNDRLSARVATMIEADCLVLLSDIDGLYTADPTIDPGAQLIPEVRSLTPDILAMAGDSRSGFGTGGMRTKIEAARIALRGGCAMAIARGNLVNPLQALEKPGRYTWFIPDDSPVTARKKWIGGSLNPRGSLTIDDGAVRALDQGKSLLPVGIRAVTGEFSRGDSVTVLSPGRTELARGLVAYDSTEVRKIMGRQSDAVEAILGYRGREEIIHRDDLVLL; encoded by the coding sequence ATGTCCCGGATTTTATCGGTATTCCAGAGCCGTCTGCTGTCAGCCAGGCGTATTGTCATCAAGGTCGGATCGTCCCTTCTGGTGGACGGAAAGAGAAACGAGGTCCGCCGCCCCTGGCTTGGGGGGCTGATCGAAGATATCTGCGCCTGCCGGGACCGGGGACAGGAGGTGGCTGTCGTATCTTCCGGCGCCATTTCGCTGGGCCGCCGCGTGCTGAAGCTGGTTTCCGGCCCCCTGGAGCTGGAGCAGAGACAGGCCGCTGCCGCCTGTGGCCAGATCCGGATGGCCCACACCTGGCAAGAGGAACTGGCCCGGAAGGATGTGACAGCCGCCCAGGTGCTGCTGACGCCCGACGACACGGAGGAACGCTCCCGCTATCTGAACAGCCGCGCGGCCATCCGCGGCCTTCTGTCCATGGGCATTGTGCCCATCATCAATGAGAACGACACAGTCACGACGCCTGCGCATCGCTATGGGGACAACGATCGTCTGTCCGCCCGTGTAGCCACCATGATCGAGGCGGACTGCCTGGTCCTGCTGTCGGATATCGACGGCCTGTACACAGCCGATCCCACGATTGACCCTGGGGCGCAGCTGATTCCGGAGGTGCGCAGCCTGACGCCGGATATCCTGGCCATGGCGGGAGACTCGCGGTCCGGGTTCGGCACCGGCGGCATGCGTACCAAGATCGAGGCGGCGCGCATCGCCCTCAGGGGCGGATGTGCCATGGCCATCGCCCGGGGCAATCTGGTCAATCCCCTCCAGGCTTTGGAAAAGCCGGGCCGGTACACCTGGTTCATTCCCGACGATTCCCCTGTGACTGCCCGGAAAAAATGGATCGGCGGAAGTCTCAATCCCCGGGGCAGCCTGACCATCGACGATGGTGCCGTCCGGGCGCTGGATCAGGGAAAAAGTCTGTTGCCCGTGGGCATCCGCGCGGTTACAGGAGAGTTCAGCCGGGGAGATTCCGTCACGGTTCTGTCGCCCGGGAGGACAGAGCTGGCCCGTGGCCTGGTGGCCTATGACAGCACTGAAGTCCGCAAAATCATGGGCCGTCAGAGTGACGCCGTGGAAGCCATCCTGGGCTACAGGGGGCGGGAGGAGATCATCCACCGCGATGATCTGGTGCTGCTGTGA
- a CDS encoding glutamate-5-semialdehyde dehydrogenase translates to MEKTGQAAKAASRQLRTASTRAKNTALKKAAALLRRNADIVLQANRQDLAAAQDLTAAQMDRLKLDPQRIEAIAASLDLVAVLPDPVGQTITEWTVASGLRIRRVRVPLGVIGVIYESRPNVTVDAAALCLKSGNACILRPGSESFASARALADLFRQALREADLPEDAVRMVDTPDRVAVGELLRLVRYVDVIVPRGGKSLIARVQQESRVPVLAHLDGNNHVYVDGMA, encoded by the coding sequence ATGGAAAAAACCGGGCAGGCGGCGAAAGCGGCATCCCGGCAGCTTCGGACCGCCTCGACACGGGCCAAAAATACGGCTCTGAAAAAGGCTGCTGCCCTGTTGCGCCGGAACGCTGATATTGTTCTTCAGGCCAACCGGCAGGATCTTGCAGCAGCCCAGGATCTGACGGCCGCGCAGATGGATCGCCTGAAACTGGATCCACAGCGCATCGAGGCGATCGCGGCAAGCCTGGATCTGGTCGCTGTCCTGCCTGATCCGGTGGGTCAGACCATTACTGAATGGACGGTGGCCAGCGGCCTGCGCATCCGGCGTGTACGGGTGCCGCTGGGGGTGATCGGCGTGATCTATGAAAGCCGCCCCAATGTGACCGTGGACGCGGCGGCGCTGTGCCTGAAATCCGGCAACGCCTGCATCCTGCGTCCGGGATCGGAAAGCTTTGCCAGCGCCCGTGCTCTGGCCGACCTGTTCCGTCAAGCCCTGCGCGAGGCGGACCTGCCTGAAGACGCTGTCCGGATGGTGGACACGCCGGACCGTGTGGCGGTAGGCGAGCTTCTGCGTCTGGTCCGGTATGTAGATGTAATCGTTCCTCGCGGCGGCAAGTCGCTGATCGCACGTGTACAGCAGGAAAGCCGCGTGCCGGTGCTGGCCCATCTGGACGGCAACAATCACGTGTACGTGGATGGGATGGC